Part of the Bacillus sp. THAF10 genome is shown below.
GAGAGGTTGTCTGTACAGATGGCAACCGCATCGACCTTGTCTAAAAGCGCTTCCAAACTTGGACAAATAATATCGGTAGACAGGCTATTGCGCTCCACCCAGTTCCTCGCGTTTTCTGCATTTAAATCGTATACTGCTGTGAGTTCCCACTCCGGAACTGCTTGAATGCCGTGCAAATGATCTGTTGCTACTCCGATTGTACGTCCTGTCCCTATAATTCCAATTCGTAGTTTCACTTAGATTACACCTCTCTGCTTAGAATGGATGTTGCATAATCAGATAATTGATTAATTCATTAAATTTATTTATAATCCCAATCTTAACATCCCCCTTTCTTTCCTTCAACTGTTTTCTAAATAAAAACGTTTCAACAACTTTCTTTCTATGATACTATTACTTTGTAAACGCTTTATTTAAATTTAACCGTCTTAAAAGCTAGCAATATACGAAACGTTTCAACCGCACTTAAAGAACCCCTACCCCATTTGAGGAGGAACTCACCTTGATTGAAATTAAAAATAAGCAAATTATCATTGATGGAAAGCCCACCCTTATTATGTGTGGTGAGATTCATTATTACCGTCTCAACCGCAAAGATTGGCAAGATCGCATTGATAATCTAAAAGAAGCAGGCTGTAACGCGGTTGCGACTTATGTTCCATGGCTTTGTCATGAGCCGGTGGAAGGACAATTTGACCTTGATGGCCATACAAGACCGGAGCTAGATCTTGGCGGCTTTATCGATCTTTGCGCTAAAAACGACCTCTACTTTTTCGTTCGTCCTGGTCCGTTTATCATGGCAGAAATGAAAAATGAAGGCATTCCTTATTGGGTTGCAAAAAAACATCCTGAAATTGTTCCCCTTGGGTGGGATGGCAACGATGCCACTACCCCCACCCTAGACTATCTTGCACCTGGCTTTTTAGCAGAAACGAAAAAATGGTACAAGGAAGTTATGGGTGTAATTGCACCGCGACTTCATACCAACAACGGAAATATTATTGGTGTTCAGCTTGATAACGAAATCGGGATGCTTTCGTGGGTAAGCAATTGTCCAGACTTAACCGATCACGTAATCGAGGACTTTTCTGGCTGGCTGATGGAAGAATACGAAGCAGCAATTTTAGCAGAGCGTTATCCCTTCGACTTGGCAGAGCATGAGGTACGGGTGGAAAAGTTCCGCTCACCATCGGAGGATTATGCACCAGAGCTTTTAAGGGACCTTGGTCATTACATGAGAAACCGCTTTGCACGTTATGTTGCCATTTTGCGTAACTACGCAGAGGAATTCGGTGTTAAGGATGTTCCGTTTATCGTCAACATTCATGGTACAGGTGGCGGCCGTGGCTTAACCTATCCAATTGGAATCAGTCAGCTCTATGAGTCTTACACTCAAGATGAAGGATATCTATCAGGCTCTGATATTTATTTTGGCGACTTGGATGTGACAACGTTTCAAGACCTTTATTTGATCAACGGTTTTATGGATGCTGTTCATAACCCTGATCAACCATTAACTTCCGTAGAGTTTAACTGCGGTGATGGAAACTTTGGCGAAACCTATGGTGCACGCTATGATGTATCAGCAGCTGATTTCAAAACGCGCATGTGTGTCGCGCAAGGAAACCGTCTTATCAACTATTATCTGTTTACTGGTGGCTACAACTATCAGATAGAAGAAGCCGCTGGTGATGGTAATGGACGGATTGCTTCCACTGGAGAACGCCATGGATTTGCGGCACCAGTAAATCCGGAAGGAAAGCTAAACTATACGTTCCCAAGAATGGCTAGATCGATCAAAACGATGATGGCGGTCGGTGATAAGCTTGCTGGCATGGATGAAGAGCGTGATGAAGTTGCTTTTGCCTTTATTCCGGATTACTACATGACCGAATATCGTTATCCAAAAAGCGCTAAAATGAAAGAAATCATTGATAATGTTACAATGCATCGAGGTGCCGGAGCGTGGGAACTTGTTGCTCGTGCCATGCTGTTAGCTAACTACCGCTTTGGTTCAGTTGATATTCAAAATAAAGAATTAAACCCTGACACCACTCGCTCTATCGTTGTCCCATCTGCACGCTATATGGATAGAGAAGTGCAAGAAAAGCTTGTTCAGTATGTGGAAAATGGCGGCGGTCTTTTCCTTTATGGTGAGGTACCTACTTTTGATATGGAAGGAAAGCCTTTTACAGCCTTAGCAGATGCACTTGGGGTAGAGCCGGTTGGGGTTACGTTCAATCACCATGGCCACAATATGTCACTCACTGCAGAGGCTTGGGCGGCACCACGGCCTGAAATACGCACGTATTTTACGCAAACCTTTAAGACTGCGGATGGGGTAGTACCGTTTATGCGGGTTACCGAAACAAACGATATTTGTGGCTTCGAGTCAACGGTTGGAAAAGGAAAAGCGATTGTGCTTGCGGCTGCTTACCGCTGTGATCTGGATTTTGTTGAGAAAGCCCTTGGGAGGCTTGGTGCAAAGGCTGGACTCACACATGACTGCGAATATCATGGGATTTTCTCGACATCTGTTGCAGCTGAGGGCGAACGCTTTATCCATCTATTGAATCTGGATGGATTTGACAAGGACATTCAGCTTACTTTCCAGGGTGAGAAGCTGTTAGGTGGCCGAAGATTTACCCTTCAAAGCAAGGACGGCGTGATGCTTCCGATGAATGTGAGCTATCACGATGTAACGATTGCTTATTCTACCGCTGAGGTGCTGAAGGTAGAAAAAGATAGCTTTGAATTCAGGCTAACGCAAAGTGCGGATACGATTTGTCTGGAGACAGCTCGGGAAGTTGCGGAAAGTGAAAGCTATTCTGTAGAAATGTTGGATGGAAAAATACTTATTACATCAAAAAAACACGCAAAAGTAGACGATAAGCTCGTTGTTTACTTTTCATAGTAGAAGAGGACCGGCCTGTTGGGGGCACGGTCCTCTTTTTTTGTGATATTGGGAGTGGCTGTAAGTGAGAATTAATCCAAGTTTTCCTTATTTAAGCCACTTTTCGTTTTTTCTGTCCAACTTTTCAATAATTGAGCCACTTTTTCATTTATTTGTCCAACTCAGCATATATAAAGGCCATTCGACACCTTTCAGCAAAATCTGCACAAACAGAAGCTCTCTAGCGCCGTAACCTCGGCTCCAATCACTCTCAAACTACTACCATGCACCCACATCAACCCATAAAAAAAAACCCGCCAATCCAAGCAAACAGCTCGAATTAACGGGGACCACCACATATTTTATAGCTTATCAATCATCTTATGCAAATTCCCAATACTCACTCGCAAACTATCAAGCGGGTTACCCTGACACTCATCCTGCTCCACGGCATACCACTCCACGCCATTTTCCTCTCCCCAGCGTAAAATCGGCTCAAATGAAATGGAGCCCGTTCCTACCTCTGCAAAGCTCTCACTTTCATCTTTCGCCATATCCTTCAAATGGATAATTGGCATTCTGTTTGAATATGTGTCCAGGTAACTCACAATATCCTTGCCGCCTTTTTTCAGCCAATAGACATCTAGCTCAGCTAGCAACAAATTATCCTCAGATGGATCTAACAAGTAATCCAAGGCGTTTTGCCCATCAATCTCTGTTTCAAACTCAAAATCATGATTATGGTAGCTGATGCGATAGCCATCCCCTTGAAGCTTACTAGCAATCTCATTAAGCTCTTTTTTTAACGCAATATAGCTTTCTGCATTTCTATCTTCCTCCACCAAGTAAGGTAAAATCAGATCCTTTGTTTCAAAAAGCTCCGCTTGCTCGAGCACAGCCGGTAACTCATTTCTGAATTTGTTTAGATCCACATGCATTCCAGCTGTTCGAAGGCCGAGCTCTTGCATTAAAGAAAAAATCTCCTTTGGATCATGGCCAAACATGCCAGAAATTTGCACACCAGCATACCCCATTTCGCTCAACTCCCTTAATACACCAGGGAAGTCTTCCTCTAACAAATCACGTACTGTATATAGCTGTGCTGCTATTTTATGCTTCATTCTAAAAATTCCTCCTTAGTAAAATAACCAAGAGTACGAAACTCTTGGTTACTTATTTTTTATTACACCCACCACATATCCGAAGGTTGTTCTTTTATCAATACAGATTGAAGGTTTGTCACTGCACGTGCAAAGCCTTCTTCAATGGACATGATTGGGTCTTCGTGCTCAATGCTGACCACATAATCATAGCCATATGTGCGCAGGGCACTCATCATATCCGACCATTCCTGCACGCTGTGGCCGCAACCAACCGAACGGAAGCTCCAAGCGCGCGTTTGCACTTCGCCGTATGGCTGCATATCCGTTAAGCCGTACATGTTCACATTATCTTGGTCAATGTACGTATCTTTTGCATGGAAATGGTGGATCGCGCCAGCTTTTCCTAAAATTTTGATCGCAGCAACCGGATCGATTCCTTGCCACCATAAATGACTTGGATCAAGGTTTGCACCAATTGCTGGAGACGTTAACTCACGAAGCTTCAGCATTGTGTGTGGCGTATGTACTAAGAAACCACCATGAAGCTCCAGACCGATTTTGATGTTACGTTCCTCTGCATACTTCCCAACTTCCTTCCAATAAGGAATTAGCTTGGTTTCCCACTGCCATGTTAGCACGTCACCGTACTCATTTGGCCAAGGAGCAACTGGCCAGTTTGGTGCCTTCGCTGTTTCGCTGTCACCAGGAACACCGGAGAAGCAGTTTACTACTTCCACCCCAGTTAATGCAGCAAGGTCAATGGTTTTTAATAGCGTTTCATGCGATTCTTTTGCAAAAGCTTCATCTGGTGAAATCGGGTTACCGTGGCAGCTGAATGCGCTAATTTGAAGACCGCGAGAGTGCACTTCATCCATATAGGCATTGCGTGCGCCTTCATCCTCAAGCAAGGTATCAAGTGGGCAATGCTTATTGCCAGGATAGCAGCCTGTGCCAATCTCTACTGCATCTAGACCCGCACCTTTTACATAATCCAGCATTTCTGTGAATGTTTTATCGGCAAAAAGAACCGTGAATACTCCTAGTTTCATTCTAAGTCACCCTCCTTAGTTTAAGTCGCTTTGGATGTTGACAATGCGCTTGGTTTCGTTGGATTCTAATGCTCCTAAAATAACCATCAAGGAGTTTTTCCCTTCGTTTCCGTCCACAAGTACTTCTTTATTTTCAAGAATGCTTGCAACAAAATGGTCAATTACTTGAGAACCAGTTTGGCCTCCAGCATCATTGCTTTGGATTTTTCCGAGCTCATAGCGAACCACTTCGCCAGTTGCATATTGAACAACCAGAGAGTGAGTTGGATCGTCCTCTAAACGAAGGACTGCTTTTTCTGCATAGATAATGGTAGAGTTATCTTCACGCTTGTAGGACCAACTTGCCGCAAGTGTTCCAACAATGCCGCTTTCTGTGCGAAGGGCACAAACCGCTGTATCATCCACATCTGTGTTTTCTTTGGCAGATGTTTCGATGAATGCCCCCACTTCCACAATTTCTTCGCCTAGAAGATAACGCATGAGGTCAGACTTATGAACCCCAAGATCTCCCATTGCACCAATGAACGCCTCTTCTTTGCGGAAGAACCAGCTGTCTTTTCCATCCACACTCCAGCCTTCTGGTCCTGGGTGACCGAATGCAGTACGGAAGCTGTATACTTTTCCAACTTCGCCACTTTCAATCAGACTTTTTGCTTTTTGATGAGAAGGCACAAAACGTTGGTTGTGGGCTATCATTAGCTTTTTGCCAGATGCTTTTGCAGCAGCAATCATTTCGTCCGCTTCTTCTTTAGATGTTGCCATTGGCTTTTCACAAAGCACATGGGCACCAGCCTTAGAAGCATATATAGAAACAGGTGCATGCAGGTAGTTTGGTGTACAAACACTTACAATATCAAGGTTTTCACTATCAATCATTTCTTGATAGCTCTCATACGCTTTTCCACCATATGTTTCTACCGCTTTTTCCGCGCTTTCTAAAACAACATCACATAGAGCGACAAGCTCCACATTTTGGTTTGCATGGTACTCAGGTAAATGGCGGTGTTTTGCAATGCTTCCGCAGCCTACTACGCCTACTCGTAATTTTGTCATCATGATTTCCTCCCCTTATTTACTTTTGATTTCTTCAAGTGGTTTTGCATTTCCGTAAACAACATCGCCTGTTATCGTTGGCTTTGCCCACTTAACAGCATTAGTAATGACCTTTTGTACCTTTTCGTGATAATACGTTGGGTACGTTTCGTGTCCAGGACGGAAGTAAAATACCTTTCCTTTTCCGCGTTTATATGTACACCCACTGCGGAACACCTCGCCGCCCTCAAACCAACTAACAAAAATGAGCTCATCAGGATCTGGAATGTCAAAATGCTCGCCATACATTTCCTCGCGCTCGATGTCGATATATTCACCAATGCCCTCTGCAATGGGATGACCAGGAGAAACAACCCAAATCCGCTCCTTCTCGTCTGCCTCTCTCCATTTCAAATCACAAGTAGTTCCCATTAATGTTTTGAAAATTTTTGAGAAGTGACCAGAGTGAAGAACGATTAGCCCCATGCCATCTAGTACTCTATTTTTTACACGTGTCACGATTTCATCTTCCACATCGTCATGTGCCATATGTCCCCACCATAACAGAACATCGGTGTTGTTTAACACTTCTTCAGTTAGCCCATGCTCTGGCTCATCTAAAGTTGCTGTTTTCACCTCATATTCTTCCTCTTTCAGGAAGCTAGCAATGGCGCCATGGATGCCCTCTGGATAAACCTCTCTCACTTTTTCATTAGTCTGTTCATGACGGTTTTCATTCCAAACGGTGACTCTAATCATTTCACATGCTCCTTTCAATCTGCTCATCTATTTTTCTAGTAAAATTTCTAACTCTCGTAAACTAACATGATTGTATTTATGGGAACGTTTCCATATTGATGAACATGAAACCCATTCCACACCAACACTTTCATTATAAGTGGATAATAAAGCGTTTTCAATGTTAAAGTCCGAAATAAATAGTAAAATTCCGACTTGTTATCAGAAGTGCGGAGGGCGCTTGCTCAGAGGCGTACAAATTGGACTGAACCGTATGAGATAAAGAAGACACGAAGAGCGAAAGCGATTCGATGTCGCCTTATCGTAAGGAGGTGAGGGAAATTTGCTAGCCTCTAGCGCCCGGAGCCAGACAACTCGAAGTGCGCAGGCGGCTCGTTCAGCCCCGACAAGCATAAGACAGTTTTCGGAAGAGGTCGCTTTTTGACCTCTGTAGAAAAATGGCTTATGACCTCGAGGGGCTAGCCGCCGGAGCCGGACAACTTGAAGTGCGCAGGGCGCTTGCTCAGAGGCGTACAAATTGGACTGAACCGTATGAGATAAAGAAGACACGAAGAGCGAAAGCGATTCGATGTCGCCTTATCGTAAGGAGGTGAGGGAAATTTGCTAGCCTCTAGCGCCCGGAGCCAGACAACTCGAAGTGCGGAGGCGGCTTGTTCAGCCCCGACAAGCATAAGACAGTTTTCGGAAGAGGTCGCATTTTGACCTCTGTAGAAAAATGGCTTATGACCTCGAGGGGCTAGCCGCCGGAGCCGGACAACTTGAAGTGCGGAGGGCGCTTGCTCAGAGGCGTACAAATTGGACTGAACCGTATGAGATAAAGAAGACACGAAGAGCGAATGCGATTCGATGTCGCCTTATCGTAAGGAGGTGAGGGAAATTTGCTAGCCTCTAGGGCCCGGAGCCGGACAACTCGAAGTGCGGAGGCGGCTCGTTCAGCCCCGACAAGCATAAGACAGTTTTCGGAAGAGGTCGCTTTTTGACCTCTGTAGAAAAATGCTTATGACCTCGAGGGGCTAGCCGCCGGAGCCAGACATCACGAAGTGCGGAGGGCGCTTGCTCAGAGGCTGGTGGAATAACGGGGAGCAGCGGGAAATAGAAAATGCTTCGAAATGCGAAATGTCACAATAACTCTAAAAAAAGTCACAATAACCTCTCGAAATGTCACAATAACTCCAAAAAAAGTCACAATAACCTCTCGAAATGTCACAATAACTCCAAAAAGAGTCACAATAACCTCTCGAAGTATCACATTAACTCCAAAAAACGTCTTAATCCCCACCTCCCGCACCCCGACTCACCCCATAAAATTCAAATCCCATCACAAAAAAACCTTCACACTAAGTGCAAAGGCCAAAATCTTCCGTTATATCTTCAATAATGCTAGAGCGCATAAATTGGACTAAACTTGAAGTGCGGAGCCTGATAAACAATATATGCCCCGCCATAATTGGAACAGGCACATACTTTCGTTCACCTCACCGACTTGCGCTCCACAATCTCCGTGGAAAGTTTGTAGGTGTTATCGACGGTGTCTTCTTTTGATAATGCTTGGAAGATAACGTGTACGGCTAAGGCACCTACTTCATATTTCGGTTGGCGAATGGTGGTAAGTGGTGGATCGATATATTCTGAGAGTTGAATGTCATCAAATCCCATAATGGATACGTCACCTGGAACGCTAATTTTGTTTTCTTTAAATGCTTGGATGCCGCCAATCGCCATTTCGTCATTCGCATAAAATATAGCTTTTGGTAGCTGACGCTGGGCTATTAGCATTTTTGTGGCGCGGTAGCCGCTTTCTCGGGTAAAGTCTCCAAACACTTTCCACTTATTTTCATATTTAATGCCATGCTCTGTTAAGGCATGTAAATACCCATCAAAGCGCATTTGGTTGTCATGTGAGTTTAGCGGCCCGCTAACAAAGCCAATTTCCTTATGTCCGCTTTTAATGAGGTATTCGGTTGCTTGAAAGCCGCCATGGTAATTATCAACTTCTACCTCGTACACATATTTATGGTCCATTTTCCGGTCTAATACGACAATTGGAAAGCCTTCACGAGCTGATTCTAGAATAATATCATTGGTAATGTTATGGGCGAGGATAATTGCTCCGTCTACCCTTTTCTCTTTTAAAAACTTAGCTGCAGTGGATTGTGCGCCACCAACTGAGCTGCATGCGATCAGGTCGTACCCATTTGTCATGGAAACTTCCTGCACTCCTTTGATGAGCTCCGAATAGAAAGGACCGGAAAGATCACGCAGTATGAGTGCGATCGTATTGGTTTTCGTTCTTTTTAAGTCAGACGCAAAGCCGTTTTTGAAATAGTTTAATTCTCTTGCGGCGTCCTGAACTTTTTTTATCGTGGCAGGACTAACCTTGTTGACGTTGTTAAGTGCATAGGAAGCGGTGGAAACGGCCACCCCTGCTAGCTTTGCCACATCTTTTATTGTTGCCATTTTGTTTTACCCCCTATGGGAATGGATCGGTGATGATGCCGCTCCCTTTCGAAACGTTTCAATCTCCTTATTCTAGCATAATGTAAACACTTTCATAAATCAATAGTTTACCCTTTTAGCTTAGAAATAGGTGCTGATTTTCTTGGGATAATCCATTAGGTAATGCAGCGGGACGGTCACATTTATGGGATATGTGTACGTGCTTTCCTTCTATAGAAGACTCGTGAATGCCATGCATCACCTCAAGCACTTGAAGGGCGAGTTGACCATTTGCTCGGTGCGGCCTGTTTGCTCGGATTGCATGTGCCATGTCTGCCGCTCCAATTCCACGACTGTTTTCAGAATATCCATGGCTAAGAGGAACAGATTTAAATTCATGCTCGCCTACAGCCCTTACTCGGACGACACCTCCGAAATTATTGGGATCAGGAACACTTAAGGTTCCTTTTGTACCGTGGATTTCCATGCAAGGAAGCTCTGTTCCACCCTTTACGTCAAAGCTAGTAATGATGGTCCCAACTGCACCGTTCTCAAAGTCGAGTATGCCTGCAACATGGGTTGGTGTTTCCACAGAAATTTTCCGACCATAGTCTTCTTCTCTAGTTACCGTTCGCTCGGGGTATCCAGATTGTGCGGAGCCCGTTACTCTTGAGATGGGTCCTAAAAGATGAATAAAGGCCGTCAAATAATATGGTCCCATATCAAACATTGGACCTCCGCCTTTTTGGTAATAAAAATCAGGTGCGGGATGCCAGCCTTCTGGACCGCTGTTCAGCATAAATCCTGTTGCAGCAAGTGGGCGTCCAATTGCTCCTTCATCGATTAATTTTCTACATGTTTGCAGGGCGCCTCCAAGAAAGGTATCTGGTGCAAAGCCAATTCGCAGATCTTTTTGCTTGGCAAGCTCTACTATTTTTCTTCCTTCCTCTACTTCAAGTGTTAAAGGTTTTTCTACGAAAACGTGTTTTCCAGCGTTTAGTGCTGCTAGAGTCACCTCATAATGCGCTTTAGGGATGGTAAGATTGATGATCA
Proteins encoded:
- a CDS encoding alpha-amylase family protein yields the protein MIEIKNKQIIIDGKPTLIMCGEIHYYRLNRKDWQDRIDNLKEAGCNAVATYVPWLCHEPVEGQFDLDGHTRPELDLGGFIDLCAKNDLYFFVRPGPFIMAEMKNEGIPYWVAKKHPEIVPLGWDGNDATTPTLDYLAPGFLAETKKWYKEVMGVIAPRLHTNNGNIIGVQLDNEIGMLSWVSNCPDLTDHVIEDFSGWLMEEYEAAILAERYPFDLAEHEVRVEKFRSPSEDYAPELLRDLGHYMRNRFARYVAILRNYAEEFGVKDVPFIVNIHGTGGGRGLTYPIGISQLYESYTQDEGYLSGSDIYFGDLDVTTFQDLYLINGFMDAVHNPDQPLTSVEFNCGDGNFGETYGARYDVSAADFKTRMCVAQGNRLINYYLFTGGYNYQIEEAAGDGNGRIASTGERHGFAAPVNPEGKLNYTFPRMARSIKTMMAVGDKLAGMDEERDEVAFAFIPDYYMTEYRYPKSAKMKEIIDNVTMHRGAGAWELVARAMLLANYRFGSVDIQNKELNPDTTRSIVVPSARYMDREVQEKLVQYVENGGGLFLYGEVPTFDMEGKPFTALADALGVEPVGVTFNHHGHNMSLTAEAWAAPRPEIRTYFTQTFKTADGVVPFMRVTETNDICGFESTVGKGKAIVLAAAYRCDLDFVEKALGRLGAKAGLTHDCEYHGIFSTSVAAEGERFIHLLNLDGFDKDIQLTFQGEKLLGGRRFTLQSKDGVMLPMNVSYHDVTIAYSTAEVLKVEKDSFEFRLTQSADTICLETAREVAESESYSVEMLDGKILITSKKHAKVDDKLVVYFS
- a CDS encoding sugar phosphate isomerase/epimerase, which gives rise to MKHKIAAQLYTVRDLLEEDFPGVLRELSEMGYAGVQISGMFGHDPKEIFSLMQELGLRTAGMHVDLNKFRNELPAVLEQAELFETKDLILPYLVEEDRNAESYIALKKELNEIASKLQGDGYRISYHNHDFEFETEIDGQNALDYLLDPSEDNLLLAELDVYWLKKGGKDIVSYLDTYSNRMPIIHLKDMAKDESESFAEVGTGSISFEPILRWGEENGVEWYAVEQDECQGNPLDSLRVSIGNLHKMIDKL
- a CDS encoding sugar phosphate isomerase/epimerase produces the protein MKLGVFTVLFADKTFTEMLDYVKGAGLDAVEIGTGCYPGNKHCPLDTLLEDEGARNAYMDEVHSRGLQISAFSCHGNPISPDEAFAKESHETLLKTIDLAALTGVEVVNCFSGVPGDSETAKAPNWPVAPWPNEYGDVLTWQWETKLIPYWKEVGKYAEERNIKIGLELHGGFLVHTPHTMLKLRELTSPAIGANLDPSHLWWQGIDPVAAIKILGKAGAIHHFHAKDTYIDQDNVNMYGLTDMQPYGEVQTRAWSFRSVGCGHSVQEWSDMMSALRTYGYDYVVSIEHEDPIMSIEEGFARAVTNLQSVLIKEQPSDMWWV
- a CDS encoding Gfo/Idh/MocA family protein, with protein sequence MTKLRVGVVGCGSIAKHRHLPEYHANQNVELVALCDVVLESAEKAVETYGGKAYESYQEMIDSENLDIVSVCTPNYLHAPVSIYASKAGAHVLCEKPMATSKEEADEMIAAAKASGKKLMIAHNQRFVPSHQKAKSLIESGEVGKVYSFRTAFGHPGPEGWSVDGKDSWFFRKEEAFIGAMGDLGVHKSDLMRYLLGEEIVEVGAFIETSAKENTDVDDTAVCALRTESGIVGTLAASWSYKREDNSTIIYAEKAVLRLEDDPTHSLVVQYATGEVVRYELGKIQSNDAGGQTGSQVIDHFVASILENKEVLVDGNEGKNSLMVILGALESNETKRIVNIQSDLN
- a CDS encoding ThuA domain-containing protein — protein: MIRVTVWNENRHEQTNEKVREVYPEGIHGAIASFLKEEEYEVKTATLDEPEHGLTEEVLNNTDVLLWWGHMAHDDVEDEIVTRVKNRVLDGMGLIVLHSGHFSKIFKTLMGTTCDLKWREADEKERIWVVSPGHPIAEGIGEYIDIEREEMYGEHFDIPDPDELIFVSWFEGGEVFRSGCTYKRGKGKVFYFRPGHETYPTYYHEKVQKVITNAVKWAKPTITGDVVYGNAKPLEEIKSK
- a CDS encoding LacI family DNA-binding transcriptional regulator → MATIKDVAKLAGVAVSTASYALNNVNKVSPATIKKVQDAARELNYFKNGFASDLKRTKTNTIALILRDLSGPFYSELIKGVQEVSMTNGYDLIACSSVGGAQSTAAKFLKEKRVDGAIILAHNITNDIILESAREGFPIVVLDRKMDHKYVYEVEVDNYHGGFQATEYLIKSGHKEIGFVSGPLNSHDNQMRFDGYLHALTEHGIKYENKWKVFGDFTRESGYRATKMLIAQRQLPKAIFYANDEMAIGGIQAFKENKISVPGDVSIMGFDDIQLSEYIDPPLTTIRQPKYEVGALAVHVIFQALSKEDTVDNTYKLSTEIVERKSVR
- a CDS encoding Gfo/Idh/MocA family protein, whose protein sequence is MQKMKVGIIGTGTISGIYLEAPAKFDILQIVAVADLDIERAKAKANDYHIEKVYSVEEMLADPEIEMIINLTIPKAHYEVTLAALNAGKHVFVEKPLTLEVEEGRKIVELAKQKDLRIGFAPDTFLGGALQTCRKLIDEGAIGRPLAATGFMLNSGPEGWHPAPDFYYQKGGGPMFDMGPYYLTAFIHLLGPISRVTGSAQSGYPERTVTREEDYGRKISVETPTHVAGILDFENGAVGTIITSFDVKGGTELPCMEIHGTKGTLSVPDPNNFGGVVRVRAVGEHEFKSVPLSHGYSENSRGIGAADMAHAIRANRPHRANGQLALQVLEVMHGIHESSIEGKHVHISHKCDRPAALPNGLSQENQHLFLS